The sequence GAAGGTTCCAAAAGAAATCGGCGTCCCGGAAGAGCAGTGGAAATTGATGGACTTCAAGTTACGAGAGTTTTTATCAAAAGTATTGCCGGCAAAGGGGGTGGCAAAtgtggcaaaaaaaaaatcgttcGAAGAGTTGGTCTTCAATACATGTTAAGAATGTATCACTACTATTTTCTGTGGTTAAGCGCAGGGTCACTGAGCTACCCCGGTTCGACTACTCCCACTCTATTATTTCCAACAAAATATCATAATGCCCGAGGCAATTTCTAGGCCAGTCACAACTACAGTAAATTACAcacctacatgtatacatgtactatcTAACCCGAATTAGGTAGCTTCTACAGTATGGTCACCTCCAATCCCCACCTCTTCGACTCTCTCGCGTGCTTCGTCTTTCCGCCAATATTCGTATATTTTGTCCACATTAACACACTCGGCATGGTTGCTGTACCAGCACATCAGCTACGGCTAAAGTTTCAATCGTCGGGGGTACTAAGAAGCATACATGTAGGCAAAAGGCTCTATCATGGCCATCATCAGAAGCCTACGCGTCTCAGGCATCGCCCCTGCGCGAACCTCGCAACCCGCTTGCCAGCTCAAACCAGCATATTCATTCGGCCCTTCGTAACAAGCAGCTCATATAGACAGACAACATCAATTGGCATAGAATGGTATGACCTCTCTCCCGAGCGCAAAATCCAGTGGCTACTGGACTCTGGAGACACCGAATGGGGCTGGGTCATCTACCGATGCACCTACAAGCCGGAGCTCCAGGGTGCTTGGGAGAGTTTCAAGAACCTCGTCGAATACAGGACACGAAAGACCATCGCAGATTCAGACGCCCCCGATATTGCCGAGAAGCTCGACTGGGCCTGGGTCGAGGATCATGAGCTCGAGGGTGCATCGCTGAGTGAGCTGAAGCGTAGATTTAGGGCATGGGTGCGCGCCGACACGCAAGACTCACCTTGTGATATAGGTGCTACACCCTATGAAAACATTTCAAGGTACACATACTTTATTCAGGTCGATGAGGAAAGTCTGGTTAGCTGTCTTCGTGAAGCTGGTGTGGATCTCCATGGAGGACATGTTAATATTGTTCGAGGCTGGGCGGGCTCGCTCCCTGAGGAGGAGATGGGTGAGTCAAGTGAAGGCCTCGTCACCGAGGACTGGATGAAGATTCAGGCAAGCATGGTGGAGCCTATTTTTTACGCTGAATTGTATGATGACACTTGGTATACAATTtattcgccgccgccgcacgTATGTGTTTGGTAGCTACCTTGAAAGCTCACATTCTCGGTTTATAATGCTCACTCCTCTATTTACTGTACTCCCTCGAAAGTTGGACTGTGGGTCATTTTTAATACAGCAGATTCCTAACTATCCTTGGTTATCTCTTCACCGATTGTGGTAAGTAGTGGAGAGATTTGATCCGGATCCATACTCTAATATATCAAGGAATACGGTATTTGAGTAATATAAGACCTGTCGCGAATGTTTGCTGTTAACAGCCTCGATGTATGGTTACTTTAACCAGATATATCCATATGAGTTTAGCATGATCCATGAACTATGAAACCATTCGTTTTtcaccactgctgctaccCACGTTATTATTCACATGCTGGAGTAATTTCGATGCCGACAGAGCGGGAGGTTGAGATCTTGCTTTAGCTGGAAAGATGTTGCGGCTTAAACGAATTGGGAGCGTGCTAGTGGGGCAGGCCGCCATGGGTACATGTATCTAAGGTACTGTATGTCAAATACTACCTCAACGTGGGAAAGACGTGCACAAAAATAACTCTTTCATATGCTCCCAAAGCTACAGACCACCGCTGCACAACAATATACTCAGATATCTTTCAAGCCTTGGACTTCAATTCTGCCGTGTTCACCGTCTTCATTTCAGTTCCACCACACAAATGATTGATCAATTCCAATACAATATCGGTCTACCCGCAGAACAGTTGTCCAATTACTGCCCAGGAGGCTACCATCCAATCCATCTCGGCGATACACTTGGCGACGGGAGATACCGAATTCTTCATAAGCTTGGTTTCGGGGCATTCTCCACTGTCTGGCTCGCTCTAGATGAAGAGTAACTTGCctattctctttttctattGGGTCGATCTTCACTTACATGTCCACCAGGAACAAGAGACATGTTTCTGTTAAAGTCGTGGTCGCAGAGCAGTCGCACGAGCACAACCGCGAGTTGAAAATCTTGCAGACTATCAAACAAAAAGGCGACCCTGCCCATCCAGGCCATAAACATGTTTCGCATCTTCTAAACTCGTTTTACCAAGAAGGTCCAAATGGACGCCATCTTTGTATAGTCCTCGAGTTGTTAGGCCCTAAGATATCTTCAGTTGCGGAGACGCGGCCAAATTACCGTCTCGATGGTCGACTTGCTCGTCGAATCTCCTCACAGCTCCTTGTTGCTGTAGATTATATCCGTGGATGCGGTGTGGCACACGGAGGTATGTCCAAAGTAAACTGACCTCGTTGCTTCTCCTGTTGACTGTGAATATTAGACATACACATGGGCAACGTGTTATTTCGACTCTCTACTCTCAACGGATTACCAACTATGGACGACCCTCGAGTAGGGAAGGTTTCGAAGAAGGACGGGTCACCTAACGAAAAGGGTGTTCCAGACTACCTAATAGAGCCTGCGGAGTACGGATATGGCAAAGGCGAGCTTCTTGACGAGGTCCAACTGGTCGATTTCGGCGAATGTTTGTCTCTCCTCACTCAATGAAAGAAGTGATGCGCTAACTACATTGTTGCGCTTAGCATTCTTCGTCTCCAATCCGCCCAAGTCAATAAATACACCCATGCCCCTCCACCCGCCAGAACTAGTTTTCCGGCGCCCACTTACCGAAGCGGTTGACATCTGGAATCTTGGATGCACGGTAAGAATAATTAAGCCAAATTTGCACATCAACTAATCAGATCAAAGACATATGAGCTTGTCACCGGGCGCACGCCACTCGAGGCATTCATGAATGATCGCGAGTTAATACCACAAATGCAGAAGGTGCTCGGTGGTGTTCCTGAGCAATGGATCCAAGAAGGCCTGGAAACCGGCGTTCTTACGAAGAA comes from Trichoderma asperellum chromosome 3, complete sequence and encodes:
- a CDS encoding uncharacterized protein (EggNog:ENOG41~TransMembrane:1 (o20-37i)) yields the protein MVTSNPHLFDSLACFVFPPIFVYFVHINTLGMVAVPAHQLRLKFQSSGVLRSIHVGKRLYHGHHQKPTRLRHRPCANLATRLPAQTSIFIRPFVTSSSYRQTTSIGIEWYDLSPERKIQWLLDSGDTEWGWVIYRCTYKPELQGAWESFKNLVEYRTRKTIADSDAPDIAEKLDWAWVEDHELEGASLSELKRRFRAWVRADTQDSPCDIGATPYENISRYTYFIQVDEESLVSCLREAGVDLHGGHVNIVRGWAGSLPEEEMGESSEGLVTEDWMKIQASMVEPIFYAELYDDTWYTIYSPPPHVCVW